A genomic region of Arachis stenosperma cultivar V10309 chromosome 9, arast.V10309.gnm1.PFL2, whole genome shotgun sequence contains the following coding sequences:
- the LOC130951677 gene encoding uncharacterized protein LOC130951677, translating to MEPEPPSQVLLLDKLLLLVKLFLLEKPVAIWSFNTMLYSSNEELRNSSSDFWCAVLSSRKEVDQLPVEIGWFPEYSDLRTALDTYGFLFEFSSSGEPKNIV from the exons ATGGAGCCTGAGCCACCGAGTCAG GTATTGTTGCTGGATAAATTATTGTTGCTTGTTAAATTATTTTTGCTAGAAAAACCAGTAGCCATTTGGTCCTTCAACACAA TGTTATATTCATCAAATGAAGAGCTTCGAAACTCATCATCTGACTTTTGGTGTGCAGTTCTCTCTTCTAGGAAAGAG GTTGATCAATTGCCTGTCGAAATTGGTTGGTTTCCTGAGTACTCAGATTTGAGAACAGCTCTTGACACTTATGGGtttctttttgaattttcatcCAGTGGTGAACCCAAAAATATAG TTTGA